In Miscanthus floridulus cultivar M001 chromosome 8, ASM1932011v1, whole genome shotgun sequence, the sequence ACAAGTGCTGCAACTCCTGATGCTAATCCATCAAATGGGGTTACCCCAGGATAAGCCTATTAATGAACAAAGTCAGAAATGAGTCATCTTCCAGTTCAAAATCAAATAAGGAAAAAGATGCCAAATGAACTACCTCCAAAGATCTCTTGATGTAGTAAAAGGTAAGTTGCTCTTTCAAAGCTGCTCGATCATCCTGATCAGTATCACTGCCTGATGACGAGAACGATGCCATCACAGAGTGTGAAGCACTtgtaactttctcatttgaatgCTGTAGATATCTTTTTCATGCTAAGGGTCACATCATTTTTAGTACTGAAAGTCTTCATAAATAAATTAAAAGTAATAAATAAGAAGACAAAACAATAGAATGGAATGCAAAAAAGGATACAAGAACATAATTGAAGCCACTTTATCCTGAATCATATGAACGGGAATGAGGCCAACACAAGTTGGCACAACCCGCAAGTAAAACAGTACGCGTGATGTCTGAACCTCATCTCTATGCCAGATATATGTTGTTCCAGCCAAGGCTGGTAAATCTGCAACACATCAAACATGAATCTTAACCAACAATTGCTAGCACATCCTAGTAGCAATCACAACATAGCAGCAAGAGAAGTGTCATTGAACTAACCTGGTTTACTTGTCAATTCAGTATACGAAGGCATTGACTCGATGAACAAAGCAGTAGCTGCTGCATTCTCTTGAATGGCAAGCACAGCACTCCGGACTGCCTCAGTGTACTCAGGAAGACGCAATCGCCTAAGATGTTCCACACAAGAGAACGCCACCAAGATTCTAGCAGCAACCTCGGGTTGGAACCCCTCGGAGGACTTAGCATTTAGCCTGTGTTCAGTGACCTCGGCTGCAAAGACTACAACCATAAGAAATGAGGCCTCAGCAATCTTGTCAATCGCCGTAATCAAATCATCCTGCTTCCCCCAGTGCAGCAACACTGCTGCACGAAGATGACAATAAATCTGCTGTGCATACTCCCACACACAAGTTTCGACAAAACTTTTAGCCTTGTCATTTGCATATGAATACTGGTTGCAAAGAACCCCAGTCACCGGACCTGCCTCTTTGAAAAGAACACTACCAAGGTGTTGGTTGACCTGAGCCTTGACAAACTCGGCTGAGTTCCCTTCTGCATTTTCAACTGACATCCTGAGCAGATCAGGCAATGGGAGGAGATCCTTCAGCAATCCCATACAGACACACTGTAGCACAGACTCATGAAACGCAACCTGCCCACACCGTGTCAGTCCCAATGCGACACACTGAACAAGGATACGCTGATCATCGGCAGGCCTCCCTTCTAAAACAGCCCGCTCAGCTGCAAACTGAATTGTCCGCTCAGGCACCTGCTTCAGCCGTGGATCAAAGTCCAGCCGGTATCTCGCGGAAGCAACCCTCAATGCCCGCAATCCGCCACAGGCCGTCATCACCACTGGAAACAGCACATAATCCTCGCCCTCACACTTCTCCGGTGAAATCAGCTCAAAGAGCACCTGAACCTTCCGCATCTTCCTCGACTCGACGAACCCCATTACCAGCCACTCCATCAGCTTAAGCACCCGAACACCAGTATCCAGATTCCCAGTCCTCCCACAAATCCTAAGCAAGGACATAAGAATCCTTCTGAACTGCATCTCATCAGCAGACGCCAGCGCGTAACCAACCCCTGTAAGCGCGAGGCGGTCGAGATCATCGATGTTCTGTTCGCCCCGCTCCACATCTTCAAGGACGCGGCTCACAGCCACAACAGGGTCATCGTCATGGCCATTGGTAGACTCACCACTACCGGGACTCTTCGCGGTGGAAGCGGGTTTCCCGAAGCTGGCATGGCTCGGGAGATCCTTGACGGAGGCGCGggcgccgaggaggaggaggcgaaggGCGAAGGGGAGGGAGGCCGTGATGGAGGTGGGGACAAGGTGCGGGGCTGCGGCGAGCAGCGGGGCGACGAGGCGGGGGTGTAGCGGCAGGAGCGGGAGCAGGAGCGAGGCGTGcgcggaggagaggaggagcgcgCGACGGTGGTGGTGGAGCGTCTCTAGCGCGGCGAGGGCGTCGGCGGGGGAGGTGGAAGGGTCGCGGAGGCGCGACCACGCGGTGAGGATTGTGGTGGgggagggcggcggcggagggggagGGGGTGGCGCGAAAGTCGCGGACTCGAGGTAGTCGGCGAGGtgaaccgccgccgccgcggcggccggTCCCGGTTGCGGCGGAGCTGTCGTCATTCTGGGGTGGGGACTTGAGACTTGTGTGATGAAGACTCCGACGAGACCGTATTCGTGTCCACTTTGGAAGGATAATTTTGAATTTTGAAGTATTAATGAATTTGCAACTGCGTTCAGAAATGTCTTCTTGTTCCAAATTATAACTCGTTTTAATTTTGTTCTAAATCAAACTTATCTAGTTTTATCTAAATCTATACAAAAAGATATTGACATCTATGATATACTGAATAAATACACTATCAAAATATATTTTACAGTGAGGCCTCCTTTGGAACGAATGATTCACGAAGGAATTTTGTAGGATTCTAAACCTATATATAAGAATTTTTTCTATGTTGCCCTTTGAAACAAAGGATTGGCCATACTGGAATCTTATAAAATTTATATGGAATGGCTCATTCCATAGGAATTTTGGAGAAAATCTAACATGAGCCCCAACCTCTTGGAAAGTTTCCTTTGTCTCTATCTCTCTTCTAATTCGCGTGCTTCTCCTACGTTGTATCCAAATGCTCCATTAGATATTTTTCTTCATTTTCAATTCCTATAAGATTGCAAGTGACATGCAACTTCAATCTTATGTTTTTTCTATTCCTATGTTTTAGATATCCTGTGTTCCAAAGGGGCGGCTGAGTCTTGATTCATGGTGTAGATAGTGTGCATTTTCTGTAATCTAGGTCAAAACTAGATAGTTCAATGTTGCTAAAGCAAATTATAATTTAGAAGAGGTTATGACATAAACTATCGTTGATGGTTAATACTTGCTACTGGTGACTTTAATTTTCTCAACGTTCTACCAAtataagagcatcttcaagagtcgTTTGTAAATTCACACTCTAAATTATCATTTAAATAGTCATTTCAATAAAAATTATTCTTTATATTTTCCACCTCCAACAATTTTAACATGTCCTGCGCACATAGAGTCAATCTCGCTCTCTAGCTTTATCTGGCAAGATATACAAAATGGTGCATAGCAATATTTGGATATCTAAATAAACAATCTGCTGGAGGAAAAATTTccccaaaatctctattcctatatAAAAAACTATATAAAGGTTCTTGTAGTTGCTCTAAGAATTTCTAAAACACTCTGTTAGATTATATCATAGTTCAACAGGTGCCAACAGGTGGTAGCATACTATTTCGTCTTGAAATTTTCATTTTGGAATTAAGTTTGTGTgggacattggtactacaaccgTTCCAAAATAACTAATGTTCAGAGTTTTTCCTAAGTCAAATTATTTATTTATGGTActataatataaaaatatatttaatgataaatataataatacttatttgatattatagACGATTCATATATTTTCatttaaatttaattaaatttaaatATTTTGATTTTTAGGACAAATCTAAAACATCAGTTATTTTGCGACTGAGGGTATTTCACCTAAGTTGTACCCGCGTTTCACATGAAGTTTGTTTAAAACCATATATATCACTATAATTCACCTAGATACGAGCatccatatatatttctatgcaaGCAACATGAAACCAACCGAACACGAATTTCCATCGAATTTAACCAGCTACTAAAACATGCAGCAAAAAACCCGCAGAAATGAGTTGAGCAAACATTCAACACTTacctccccttcttctccccgcccCCCACCCCAAAAAAAAGAACATGAGGTAATCAGAAGACGTGCAGCAATAAAACAGACATGATACGCTGGACGTATGGTATCACGTACGTGAATCAGTATACATAAATTTATATCTTGTGTGCTCCTGGTACGATATACTATGCGTGGTACATCAATTAGTAGTCAGAGGCTAAAAACGACGATAATCTACTTAGTTATAAAGTTCTTAATTTGGTTTGGAGGTTTTTATGtttctggattttttttaatGTAACAGAGCAATTTTTTAGCGATAGACACGAGGTGCATGTTGATAATAAGGTAAACTTTGTTAGAAGATGCTTAGGACGTGCAACCCATGGCTCAAAGAGACACTAAGATCATTTTTCTAACTTCTCTTCTATTCTAAGTCATTGCACACGTAAAAAAAAATCTAGACCAAGAGCCGGTGCCCACCAAATTTGTTTTGTTCATTTACATAGGGCTCCCACATTTAGTATTGGAATAAGATCTAACCGTTGCATTATTTTTTGCTCTTTTTATCTCTCTTACTAGGTGGCTGTAAGAAAAAAAGTCCCTCACTGTACTACCGTAGGTTTACGTGTGCTTGCACAGCTGGACCTGTGCTATGCTTTAGAATTGAAATAATTTGGaggtgtttggcagggctccacgCATATCTAGAAACTAAAAAACAACTTTGCTGCCTATTTTTTTCCCGTCAAACATCCCAGCTCTACGAACTCTATCCGCCAAAAACCTAGATCTAGCTCCCAGATCCACCAAATTcacggagcacctcaagggatgCTCTGAAAACACTAATTTTATGGTGTTGGTGGaaattacccaccactgccaCTCGTTACATAAATACTGGTTCGATTTCTTCTTCTCTCTCGCTGCAGCAACATGATGAAGTCGCCGGCCGTTGGTTCGAGTCTGACCCCACGCGGTTGTGGTATTGCAACCGATGCGACACCGCTATCGGCCCCTCCCAAGCGCTCCTCCCTTGCCGGGCCCAGGCCTAGGTGGCACGTGGGATGCCCGCCATGGCTGCatcgggaggaagaagatgcatttctttttattttggtCTTTGATTATGTTTTTAAAATTACATATAAGTCCATCTCAGAGATGGAGCTCTACGAAATAGTTTGGTGGGAGCTCAGCTCTATGGTGGAGTACTTGCTATGGAGCTACGTCTTTAGAGCTGGAGCCTTGCCAAACATGCTCAAAGAATACTATGGAACAGGCTAGGAGCAAAGTCAGGTTCCACTGCTGTGATGAaatattttagattttttttatccATACCATTATAATTTTAAAGTTTAGAGAAACACTATTATTATTGGCCTCtaccattacaattcttcgtCGGACGACTTAGGTCCAACTGCGATGacattggccctgttcggcttaccccatattcggcttgttcgccTTTTTTCagttggaataatatttttctctcataataattcagtcaaaacagtatttttcagccagtttcaatcaagtttcagaccagcgaacgggacaATTCTGGTATAATATACTTTCCTAGGGTTCCATTCATCCACCCGGCCACCCCCATCTCACGCCGCCACCCGGCCAGGCGCCTGCGTTCCTCCACTTCTATCCAACACCTCACTCTATCGCCAACCTCGTGCGTCACCGTCCAAACCCCAGCCAAAAAATCCCAAATCCCGTTCCCTCCGCCATCGATCGGGCCTCCATGGCTGCCAAGCGCCGCGCCGGCCGACCAAGATCCAATGATTCCAAGGAGTTGGGCCGCAACGGTGGCATTGAGGGTTCCgacgaggaggtggaggagagcggCAAGTCCGGCGAGAccgccatgtccgccgagcccaaGGAGATGCCGCTGAAGCAGGAGCAACCCTCTCCGGCGAGGAGCGCGCCGCGCGGTGGGAAGACCAAGACGACCTCGAAGGATGTCAAGAAATCCCCTCCGGCGTcgcaggaggaggatgaggcggaGGACTCTGGTGATGCGTCACCGGCGAGGGACCCGCTGCCCGACGACACCGCCGGCGCCGACCGCAACAAGAGGGCCGTGACTCCGAAGCGGGGCCCACCGCCGCAGCAGGGAGAAGAGCGCCCAGAGAAGTGTGCTGCGCGATCTGATGAGACTGTCGCCGCTTCGGCCCTACAGCAGCTTAGAAAGGCATTGACCAAGCCGACGTCGCCGCCCTCCTCGCCTGACATCGCCCAAGAAGACGAGCACCATGGCAGGGAGATGGCAGAGCAAGAGCAGAGCAACATCTCACCGCCACAGGACGAGCACAGAGCCCTTGAAGAGGAGCAGCAGGAGAAGAAGATCACAGAGCAAGATCATGCCGGTGACACTTCACCCCCACATAACAAGGACATGCACAAGCCACGCAGTTCTGAGACAGAGAAGAAGCCAGCAGTTGAGCGATCATGGTCCTATGATGACGAGCTCAAGATTCTCAATGCTTTGGTCGTGCACGCTCAGTCCCATAATGGTGCTTTGCCTGACTCATCACACCTTTTGGCCAATCTCACCTTTGACAAAATTGATGCAACCGAGGACAAGCTCACTGATAAGATTCGCAAGCTTAGGAGGCGGTACTGTAGGTTCCTTTTACAAGGCTGCCCATCCGATGACCTTAGTCGTCGACTGTTTAAGCTATCTGAAATCCTCTGGGGCCAAGCTGATGAAGATGAGCGGGTTGAGCCAACATCTAGGGACTTCAGTGTACTATCAAAATTGTATCCTCACCTGGCCAAAGAAGTCAAAGCGTACGCCGAAACGCACAGCTCGGGGGACTTAATCATGGCAATGTTCATGACCATTGGTGATGAGAAGGCCCGCGATCTTGATGCTAAGTGCAAGAAGCAACATATTGAAGCATTCAAGTTGGAGTTGGGCCAGGCAAGCCTAACCAACGAATTGCTCTCTGCCCTTTCAAGTCTGACCACCAAGATCACAGACCCCTCTCAGGCCACAGCACGCAAGAGGAGGGCCGAAAAGCTGGAAGAGCCCCTTGATGAGCAGTATCTAAGGCGCAGCAAGAGAGTTGCAGGGAAGACTGAAGGTTAAGGACAAGCCAAATGCAGATGAGGTCTTCAACCCAAAGCCACCAGCAACAGTCCCAGCTCCAAACTCCCCAGCCCCCACCTCACCAAGGACATTGTGGAGGGTATTGCCACTGGCTTCCTGCAGATTCATCCTAGGGACGTCTGGCGCACTGATCAAGCTGGACACCGATGAAGGAAAGGCCTAAAAGTTGGCGGCACCTTGAACTAATCCTAGGGATAGTGCAATTTCAGTTTGAACATTTTTGGTTCATGTCACCTGTCTCTCTAGCTTTGCCTGCGAGCAAGCATGTTCTATCGAAAGAGAAACATCAGCTTGTTGGCAAAGAGGCAGGTTCCATGGTTCGGAAAAAAAGGGCTGTTCATGTGGAACAGCCGTGGGTATTTGTTACGAATTCATCACATATATCTATGCTCAGTTATCCAACGAATAAAATTTCTAACTACTGGTCTTGAATTTATACAACAATTTCATTCACTTGGTGATTAGGCATACACATAGGAGTATATTGTCTTCCTTCCTGATTATTTTTCCAGTTTCAAGCTAGTCCAATGAAATTAATATTCTTTCCATTCTGATTAGTATGAAATTGCTGTTCCATAAGCGGTGTGCACATGCATGCACATTAGTTAAGTTATCATAAACAAAATGTCAGTTTGACTTCCaattttactttttttttaaatCACGTCTGTTCGTAGTTAAAATTATGCATCTGATTGCATGTGGTGTGGTACCCCTCGTCGTCTTCATCAGCCCTCTCGCGTCATAGCAATCATATCGCTTCAACGCACACGACGCGACCATCTGGTGGACTTCCATCTCCAGGTTAGTGACATTGATCCCGCTGCTtaacgccctgttcgtttggcttataagtcgtactttttcagccaacgaacagtatttttcttttgcAACAAGATGCTACCAGAAAATTGTGCCCGTGCAATTGCTCACCAGTTACCACACTTCTGTCCTTAATTCCTTCCAAATCCGGAGCAATTAAACTTGTGTGACCTCCCTTTTGCACCCTAGTCTCTTGGCTATCTGCTAGATTCGCCCTGCTCCAGTCTGCTATGCAGCTTTTCAACGTTTTTAAATCAACAGAGGCAATTTCAACCCCCTCCCGGCATGATCTGCAATCTCGGCCTTTTTTTTAATGAAATCCCGGCCAAATTGTAGCCTGTATGGTttgtttagattttttttattgaGGGATCATGAGAGACGAGgccctacaacaacaacaacaaagcctttaagtcccaaacaaattgggataggctagagttgaaacctagtagaagcaatcaaggttcaggcacatgaataactgttttccaagcactcctatctaaggctaagtctttgggtatattctatcctttcaagtctctttttattgcctctacccaagtcaactttggtcttcctctgtctttcttcacgttactatccgggcttaggattccactatgcatcggtgcctctggaggtctccgttggacatgtccaaactatctcaaccgCTGTTGGACAAGTTCTTCTTCAATTAGTGTTACccataatctatcacgtatatcatcgttccgaactcgatcccttcttgtatgaccgcaaatccaacgcaacatacgtatttccacgACAtttatgtcgtcttttcgtaggccaacattctgcaccatacaacatagcaggtctaatcgccgtcctataaaacttgtcttttagcttccgtggtacccttttgtcacataggacaccagatgcttggcgccacttcatccaccctgctttgattctatgtctaacatcttcatcaatatccccgtctctctgtagcattgatcctaaatatcgaaaggtatccttcctaggcactacttgaccttccaaactaatatcttcctcctcccgagtcgtagtgccgaagtcacatctcatatactcagttttagttctacttagtctaaaacctttggactccaaagtctcccgccataactccagtttctaattcactcctgtccggctttcatcaattagcactacattgtccgcgaaaagcatacaccaagggatgtctccttgtatgtcccttgtgacctcatccatcactaaggcaaacagataagggttCAAAGCTGACCTTTGATGTAGTCCTattctaatcgggaagtcatccgtgtctccatcacttgttcgaacactagtcacaacattactGTACAAACAGGTTACAGAAGTGCAAAACAAAGGTTAAGAAAAAAACAGAGAAAATAAGCAAGATTACAGAAGATTCTCTAGCCATGAAGAAATCAGAGGCAAAACGTTTTTTTCCGTAAGAATAACTAGAGCAAACACGGACTTGAAGATGAAGTTGCAGCGAGTGAGTGCTTCTCCTTTGAAGATGAAGTTGTTTCTGACCGACCAAATGCTCCaacataataataaaataaaatgataAGCTCCACAATGAGCTGAGAGCTGAACCTTGAGGCTTTCCAAAACTTCAAAGGGTGAGGAGTCTTTAGGCAAACACAACTTGTGTGCAGATTATTGATTTAGTACTCGTTGCCTCTCTGTAGAAGCTAAAACCAAATCTTCAGATGCCACCAAGCGAACTAAACGGCCTGTTCCTACATAGTTCCCTTCTTTCTAACAAACATTTAGCTCCTTGTTATTCACCCGTGTTCTAGTATCAGACTCAATACAACTGTTTGTATTTTCAACTATTTATTCAGTTATTTAGTGCTAGGCATCTATGACGACTTTGCTAATCCAAGATGTGCCAACGCGTGGCGGTGTGCATGTGTAACTGTGTGTACTCTATCTTTCTTGAAAAAAATATCATAAGAAATTACATATTTTTGGAAAATATCATAAGAAATTACATATTTTTGGATACCTTTGTCTTATAACACTAACATGGTTCGATGTTTTCACCTCTACAGCTGAAACTAATGCAATTGACTGGGGGATACACTTCAAAGTAATCGAGGGGATCTGCAATGGACTACGCTTCCTTCATAGGGGGATGTGCCCATTATTCAGATGTGTATTCATCCCACCGCCATATTGTTGGACGATAATTGGGTGCCAAAGATTTGTGATTTTAGTTTCTCAAGACAATTTGGTGATGAACAGAGCCGGACTAATACAATAAATGTTGTGGGAGTAAAGTAAGATGAAATAAGCTGCATAATATGAGTGTTCTTTTTTATTCGCAGAATATATTGCATTTGAATCCCCAAAAACTGTTCCAGGTATAAGGCTCCGGAATATCTATACAGAGATGAAATCTCCACCAAGTCAGACATATATAGCTTAGGCATTCTAATTATCATCATCACGACTGGAGAGAAGATCTATCTTGGTGGTACAGACAGACCTGAAGGCAAACTTCTAGATAATGTAAGACAATTTTATATTATGATTGGAAGGTTGAAAAATCTACTTAGAAGCTTACATTCAGTTTATAAATTACCATTAAGGACCATAATTCAATTCTGCAGGTATGTCAGAATTGGATGCAACGTCATTTCCAAGTACCCAACACTATGTCCAGATGACCTCATGGAAGTACAGGCATGCATTGATATATTGAGTTAAGGTTTGTGGAGGTTGATCAGTACCGGTGGCCTTCCGTAGTGGAGATTGTTGACAGGCTCCAGGGAAGACGTTCTTTCTAGATGAAAGACTAGGTATGAACACTGGGGACACCAATGTGCTCTGTTAGTATGATTTGGTTTTACTATGTTGTATTGTGTATTGTGTACTGTGTATGAGAGGCTGACAAGTTTTCACAAATCTAGATCTAGCGCAAGCAACAGGACGCCTATGCCATCTTAAATGCTGAATGCCACTAAAATTATGTAGTATAGTTTAGAAAATAGTAGTTATAACTTATAATGGGTATAAACATTCAAAAGTAAATGATTTAAATTCACATTTCACATATCATCTAATGATATCTTAAACATCCAAATGGCTACTGTTACACATGCCCAAAAACAACTTGGGATTATATTTTGAAAATCTTCAAACAATTTCAGAAATTTCATAAACTAAATGTCCAAATGTTACCATATATTTTCTTGAGATTTcatctttgttttttcttttcttttttgaacCACTAGATTATATCAGAGCCAAAGAAGCTCCGTGTAGTATAACTACCTGCACAGCAATATCAGTTTCTTTTCCCATAGTGTACTAAGCTCTAAATGATTTGCGTGGAACTCTGCATATGACTATAAACAGAGTTTTGGCCTCTCTGGTCTTCAGCATGGTCTTACTTGTTTCCATAGATTACTTATCCTTACCACGTCTGTTACTGTTACAGTAATGGTTCAGCATCTCCAAATCATAACTACTGTTCTGTGGTGCTGACAGGCTATTTGGAATTTCAGGGGGGCCGTTTCCAGCATGCTTGAAGCATTGACCGTTCAAGGCGATGTTGATGCCCAAGATGATATAAAACATGCGCCCAAGATGATGTAAAACATGCGCTATTATCAATAGAGCGTCATGAACTTTCTTTCCTAAATGAGACCCTTTTGATGATATAAACATGATCTGTATTATAAAAAAAATCCTGGTGCAGCTGATGGTACCGAGTATTTCTTTACTTAATATTTACTTTTTGGAAATTAAGTTTGTGTGGAATGTTGTCATTTCATATCAGTTTTACGAGTTTCATGAAGTTAAAGTTTGTTTCCACACCATATATATCTCTATATCTCaactagataacgagcatccaacTAATTTTCCACAAGCAACATGAGAACAACTGAAGTGCCAAACACAAATTACAACCAAATTAAGCATAGGTATTTTATACCAGCTATTTAAATGTCCAGCAAAAACGCAGCACATGAGCTCACATGTAGAAGTACAAAATCCCATATAATCGATGTTGTCTGATAGCATTCAGAAAACGAATACACTGGGGAATATAATCATGAGACGAGACTGCAAGCAACCAGGTAGCAAGCTAGCTAAGCATAGATGTCGACGCCCCAGAACTTGCCGGCTGGTTGGTGCGGTGGTTCCGGTCGatggccttcatctcctccatgtCCTCCTCCGAGATGTCGAAGTCCAGGACCTCCAGGTTCTCCTGCAGCCTCTCCACCTTGGACGTCTTGGGGATCACCGCCGCGTTCCTCTGCAGACCCCACCGGAGGACCAGCTGCGCGGGGGTCTTGCCGTACTTCTCTGCCAGCTCCTGCCATGGATTATTCGCAGTCGCAGCTCAGCCATTTGGTTTGAGCAAGAATGCAAATCACCATCACAAATGCAGGGTTGCGCTGTGCAAGATATGTACTCAAGCTGAATGTTCACGATCAAATGTACTAGCAGAAACCTTTGATGACAGTGCGATTTAAAACTGATGAATGAGGATCGATTTGGAATGACAACCACCTTGATGATAGGGTCGTCGAGGCATGAGAGCGAGCCGAACACCCAAGGGTGTGTGAGCAGTGACACAGATGCCGTGCTTCTGGCAGAACTTGAC encodes:
- the LOC136475487 gene encoding uncharacterized protein, whose protein sequence is MTTAPPQPGPAAAAAAVHLADYLESATFAPPPPPPPPPSPTTILTAWSRLRDPSTSPADALAALETLHHHRRALLLSSAHASLLLPLLPLHPRLVAPLLAAAPHLVPTSITASLPFALRLLLLGARASVKDLPSHASFGKPASTAKSPGSGESTNGHDDDPVVAVSRVLEDVERGEQNIDDLDRLALTGVGYALASADEMQFRRILMSLLRICGRTGNLDTGVRVLKLMEWLVMGFVESRKMRKVQVLFELISPEKCEGEDYVLFPVVMTACGGLRALRVASARYRLDFDPRLKQVPERTIQFAAERAVLEGRPADDQRILVQCVALGLTRCGQVAFHESVLQCVCMGLLKDLLPLPDLLRMSVENAEGNSAEFVKAQVNQHLGSVLFKEAGPVTGVLCNQYSYANDKAKSFVETCVWEYAQQIYCHLRAAVLLHWGKQDDLITAIDKIAEASFLMVVVFAAEVTEHRLNAKSSEGFQPEVAARILVAFSCVEHLRRLRLPEYTEAVRSAVLAIQENAAATALFIESMPSYTELTSKPDLPALAGTTYIWHRDEVQTSRVLFYLRVVPTCVGLIPVHMIQDKVASIMFLYLQHSNEKVTSASHSVMASFSSSGSDTDQDDRAALKEQLTFYYIKRSLEAYPGVTPFDGLASGVAALVRHLPAGSAAILFCIHSLVVKAKDLCEVAKVQNKSLWRSWEESTDPCKKMLDLLLRLIFLVDIQSFPYLLKELAGFVTLLPKEGQDALLDDMHAHVAESDDVTRKPVLVSWLQSLSYLSSQSRSESHSKAKSAAASVASDEMALNRAMARL